The genomic segment atttgatTATGCCAACTTTATcactctctctcacacacacacacattttattttattattatttatattatttttttattagattatccTGCAATTTTGAGATTTTTGGTCTAGTTATTTTACTTCAAAGCGCAATGCCAATTGATCAGATACAGTATTCTGAGAAATACTGCGACGATAAGTACGAGTACAGGTAGGTTTAGATTATGCacttaatataatacttaataaataatgaaaattctttatacataatatgcgACTGTAATGTATTAATTGAGTATAATTTAACTGTGTGTAACTTTTGTAttgtatgttatatatactttaataCAGTCTATTCTAAACTTtgattttgaaagaatttaattttatagtaaaagagaaaaaagtaaaaattaattttattaaatttgacatATGCTAAAACAAGATCACCCAcataatttcgattaaatctTATTGTGTAAATAGGCATGTGATACTGCCGGTTGATATAACCAGACATGTCCCAAAGACCCATCTTATGACAGAAACCGAATGGAGGAACTTGGGAGTCCAACAGAGTCCTGGATGGGTACACTATATGATGCATGGACCAGGTATATTATTCGTACAACAaactaaatattattgcagagctattatatatatatgtgtgtgtgtgtgtataatatgtataatatgtatacacacacacatataagcTCTGATAAACactgtttatataaatatacagattCTGCTTCTTTTCTAGAACCACATGTTCTATTATTTCGCAGACTGAGGACCGATATTATGGCAACATCTAAAGGTAGCACTTTACAAAGACAGCAAACTGTTACTTGCTGATTAACTGAATTTGATGTAAGAATTGAGCATAAAATTATCTGAATATAAATAAGCtttatgaattataaattgaatcttactttgtaattatttataaaatgaattaatagtataaattagtatgaattattattttaaccatattttatttctgcataCTTTGTATAGTCAATTAGACATTGCATGTTAGTAATGCTTTTTACTAGATAGAGAAAAATTTGGAGCAGCCTTGAACCATATATCGTTTTAATTCATCTATTATAGGTAATCCTTTTATTACGTGACAGACAACTTgcatattatgaaatataaattgcagAAGAGTCTTAATGCGACGTAAACACGCcatgttttttatctttaccTTGATTTTAAGCTCATTTTATGCGatttaaaatctattttattatatgattatGTTAAACTagaaaatgaaatagtttaaattttattaaaaaatttcttctttgtccattataatatgaattatacatatatacagtttTACAATTGTAGAAAATTCGCAAAATGAATAATTGCTCCGATTTCCTAAATTGTTCAACGATAGTACGAAAAATTAGTCAATTGCGTGTGGTTTTTTGTCAAATGAAGCAAATATACGGGCAAGGACAATGACGATAGATTGATGGGAAGCATTCACGGAAACATGCGACTTTAATCACTTTTCCGTTAGCGATTGGAGATGCAACGTAGTGGTGAATAAAGAATCGAGATTGTCGTGTAGTCACTCTCGTTACTATCCTTTTCTAACGTTTCTCTAttgattatttcttaataatgtAGGTAGGGAGACAACAGAAAAAGTATAAACGGAAAAATTTCTGGCTATAAGCTAAGTATTTAAGTATTATGCCAGCCAGCAAGGAAGAACGATAGTTTTTGTGCACTTAGCCGTGATGCAGCGGTTTATCGATACAAGTATGTAAtcgtaaaatatcaaattcttaattaaacaaagaaaataaaacattattaatccAAGTAGATTAAATACTTGACGATGTCTAATCATAAACAACAATGCTGATTACTTGCggttaatgaataatttacttCTACTGCACACAATGATGTAAAATTTCACGCAAAAATCGAACCGAACGTTTCGCCTGAtctaatctatatataaatgtcgattaaagagataaaataatttttcagcacaattaatttaaagagCTTACCTATTAAAACAATATGattaaatcgaaaaaaaaatcAGCAATACGGATAAGACGAACATCTCTTGCTATTCAAAACGCACTTTTGGTAAATGAAGCAGCCGTTTAcgagaaaaatggaaattataataaagcgATATTTCTGTACAATCAAGTAAGTTGTGACACGTATAACTTATAAATTGATTTATGTTAAACTTATTATGAAAAACTACTACTTTGAACTGGCAACAATGCTATTTTCTGGTCATAGTACCCCGGACACACAATTACACAgacgataaaaagaaaaagtattaataatttacacgAAATAAAGGATGCGTTTAGAACAATCACATTTCTCCTCGCAGTTTTCCTCGTTTCTAAGGAAACGAGTAATAACTCGTACTTTGAGGTGTCGATATCCAGTTGTGTACTGGATTACGACATATAGTCGTAATAGTTAAATCTCGATACAACATTGATATGCAATTATGAGCCAAGCATCCAAGGACATAACGTACACAAGCGCGGTTGAACATCATGTAATGGATATCCTGAATCCTACGTTGCAGCATCACGATTTCTTACAAAGTTACGTGCGGACGCGCGTGGAAGTGGGTTCTGATTCGAAACAGGATCCCGTAGAACCTGAAGGGCTAGCGCATCCAAGCAATGACGATCGTAATGACAATGACAGTCGTGACGTTCATAATAAAcgggagaagaaagaaaagctcGATCCTACCACTATCGAGTCTGAAATGAGAATTCAAAAgtcaaaaagaaaatgacGCCAACGTGACAACGGCAGTTGCCGGCAAGAAGAAATATACACCGATAAAGATCGTGCCGCTGCCGTGAACATGGGTACTACAGATATAAAGCAGTCTCTGAAGATTAAACAACGTCAAGATCGCAGCAGAAGTCTGCAAATCTCCGAAGAGACCGAGCCCGGAGCGTTGCTAACGCTCGGTTTGCGCGAAATGCGCTTTGGGGACATTAATGTCGCTATTAATTTCATCGATAAGGTTTACTTACTTATCCACCTTTCACttgcgagacgcgcgcgcgcgcgcttatcCATGCATACATCTCATAGCAACTAAATCATGTTTtacgtatatacatgtgtCATAAAGCTCAGATATGTGATTCACTTTTGTAATCAATCTATTGATAGCTACATTATTATTGGATGGTACAAAATGTTGCGTGCAACGATGTATTTTGTATGTCATATAAGATGAGAATTTTTATGTTGCAGGTATTGGAGATGAATGCCAATGATAAAAAAGCTTTAATAGCGCGAAGCAAATGTCACCTTTTATTGGGTAACGCACGAAAGGCGCTAGACGATGCCGAGGCAGCCTTACGACTGAATCTGAAAAAATCTAGCAACACTAAAGCGATATATTGCAAGGCGGAAGCTCTCTATCATCTTGGCGATTTCGAGATGAGTCTGGTGTATTATTATCGTGGAATGAAGATTCGTCCGGAATTTGATCAATTTCGACTTGGTGTACAAAAAGCAAGGGATGCGATACAAAACGTGCTGCTACATAAGACGACTTAACGTACATAATTCATGTATAAaacaatgatataaatattcaatatgtttttttttcctacTTGCTTTCAAAATTGAACAACTCCAAAAAATCGAAAGTTCGAATTTCAAGCTAGTGAGATTGCTAATCGAGACTGGTGCCATCTAATGAAATCATTTTATATCtatcgatataattttaaaactgtCATATCATATGATGCGCGTATGACATTTTATCGTTGCCAACATATGATACGCATGACGCTGAATGCGTGTGATGTACTTTGCACCCATTGGATAAGAACCGCGTATAAAGTACTAAACTAAATAGCTGGAAGGTAGAGCCGTGTCCGTACGTGTCCGAGGCTTCTCGCTTGTCGGATTTTGTCTTCCGAGCGACTgacaacgaaaaatatttcatactcTAATAAATTGCACGGATAAGATTGTACAAAATGATTAACACAGGGTAAGTATGATGACAAGTATACtacttatttactttataatcATGTATGACTCAGCAAATTTTCTTATAACACTATCATGCAAAGGTCTGAGAAATTGTTCTTGGCTCTTTACTGTTCTGCTATTTTATTGTTGAACACGCTCCTACACAATTTCTAGTACAGTTATCACATTGTACCAATTTATCAATCAGTttgttttattgaatataaCTAAAGAACACACCGTCGGTGCTTTATGTTGAACAACTCGAatgattttatcattattcatGATTAACATATATGATAATTGTATCGAATCACATTATGTTCAAAGCATCGTGCGAGTGTTGAATTTGCAAGCGTTCTGTTAAAATTTCTACCTGAAATTTAAATACAGcaagttttttttatcgtaAACAACAATCTCTAGTATTGAATAATGTCTGCATTGTGTCGGAACAATGATATGTGTTTGggattatatctttatatatctttCATCATAAAGAGTTAttacgatatacatatatagaaatttatgtaaaaatattattgtacatgTTTATAATGGACTAAAAAGTCATTAAAAAACGATACTGATTGTCGATATTTGACACAGGAAGCTGGCTGGTCGTACTATTTTCATTACAGGAGCTTCGAGGGGCATTGGTAAAAGTATAGCATTAAAAGCAGCGAAAGATGgtgcaaatattgttattGCAGCAAAAACTGCCGAGCCCCATCCAAAGCTACCGGGTACTATTTATACGGCAGCTAATGAAAGTAATTACCGTTTAATTTATCAGCGAACGCTACCTACcgctatttaataaaaataatttggaaCATGTTAAACGTGCTTTTCAGTCGAAGCAGCTGGTGGCAAAGCTCTTCCTTGTGTCGTCGATATTCGTGATGAAAAACAAGTGCTTAATGCGGTGGAAAGTGCAGTTGCTAAATTTGGCGGTATAGATGTTGTCGTGAACAATGCGAGTGCCATTTCTTTGACAGGTACTTTGGCGACCGACATGAAGAGATACGACTTGATGAATAATATCAACGCAAGGGGAACTTTTCTCGTGTAGGTCTTTTTATGCCTCGCAATACTTGATGAAACTAAGTAGCAAGATTATAAagcgataaaattatattctagCTCGAAAGCTTGTATACCGTATCTGCAAAAAAGCACAAATCCGCACATAGTTAACATAAGCCCGCCATTGAACATGAAACCGATTTGGTTTAAAAATCATGTTGCATACACAATGGCTAAGTATGGGATGTCTATGTGTGTTCTCGGCATGGCAGAGGAATTGAAAGACGATAAAATTGCGGTAAATGCCGTTTGGCCAAATACAGGTATGTTGTTATCACTTTTCAGAACAGTAACGAATGAATatattcatgaaaatatatattcatatcacAAAAGTTATGACGATTACGTTACTTTGTTTTTAGCGATACATACCGCTGCAATGGACATGCTATCAGGTTCAGAATCCAAAAGGTTTTGCCGAAAACCCGAAATTATGGCAGACGCGGTATACGCGTTGCTTTGTAAAGACAGCCAGTCTCTAACTGGACAGTTTATGATTGATGAAGACATATTAAGAAACGAAGGTATCACGGATTTTACCAATTATGCCTGTGATCCAGGTAATATTCTCTTATCTTTCCTTGTTTTGTATAGCAATTACGAAAATATACATCTATGTACCACCTTATAATTTCGCTTGGTATAATGTGTGGTTTTCAACGCGATCTCCGATAGATTGAGTTTGCGGGCACACTTGTCACAATAACAGagattttcttcctctttcctttctttttaattaaactttaatttactATATTGAAACACaaactgaaaataaattataacaaaaaaaaaggatcTACTCGGAGAAGTGTaacaattttgattaatatcgAAACAATTATCGTAccgaaaaataatgaaagacaTCTTGAAGAGTCAAAGACTGCCGCCTCGAGACGCGATAACAGAGTGTAAACTATATCTCTGACAATGTTGAATGGTGATTTTCATGATAAAGTTTAATCTTTTAGAAAACAAGGATAGTTTAATGCGGGACTTCTTTTTGAATGATGATATTCCGAATTCGCCACATATTGGTGATAAGAGTAGCAAACTAAGTAGCGGTGAAACTGGCAAGATACCACGTATATTTAATGCGATCGAAACAAACTTAAGTAGCGAGCTAGTGAACAAAACTGGCGCTATATATcaatttaacataaaaggtaaattacacataattgcaaataatttatttattaataacttcttcatttgtatatatttaaatatttaggaGACGAAGCCGGAACATGGTTCATTGAtctaaaaaatggaaaaggtGCTATTGGTAAAGGAGAACCGAGTCAGCCAGCAGATGCAACATTCACAATGGAGTCGAGCAATTTCTTTGCTATGTTTTCAGGTAGAtagatttcaaaaataattttcttcttagTTTATGGcttctatttaatatatctatttgatatatagtttttaattaattttttttttattaacaggAAAACTGAAACCTGCTGCCGCATTTATGTCaggcaaattaaatataagtggaaatttacagaaagcaatgaaattggaaaaattgatgaacagtttaaaatcaaaattgtaaGATTAAAAGTGTTGTTACTGGAGTATTTTTCACATGtcttctaaaatatttttatcatgtacatataatattttttgtatcaaaCATGAAAGaaggtttttttattaaaagctaataataaatgaatattttatatgcgtATTGAGAAATGTGCAATTCTTGTCTCTCATAGGAGAGGAAAATAAAACATGTTGTACTTTCAACCAAGACTTGTTTGAACAGACGGGATAGAATTGTACTTTCATAAATCACGTTCGTACGATAGATTATTGACAGGAAGAACGGTTTTATACTTGACAAAAACAATTAatgctttttatttctatgtAATGTTTCGAATAACGCTACATATTAAACTTAATGAGCGCATTACCTTTTCTTAGTTTTTATGTAcggtatttgtattttttaacgtTGGAAATAACGTCCATGTGAGGACTTTTGCTTCTTCGTAAACTCCAAAGAATATAAAACCTCCTAATGTAATCCATATTATTCTTGGCCCAAAACCAGCAAATAGTCTGTAATATTGAAGAAACATTTAGTAAAGCTTcaggaaaattttaaaaggatACATACCCATGAACACcgttttctatatatattttataaagcacATTTGATATTGTCAGTTCTGACGAAAATAATGTTCTGTCGGCAAGCATTATTCTTGTTTTCGCAACATCCAACGGAGTTGTAACCGCTGCAGAGATACCTcctaaaattatagaaaaaagagTAGGTTATTTATGCGAGATTGTAATTCATCTACTTTTAtcttaatacaaaataaaaacctGCAATTGCTCCACAAATTGCACTTTCCGCAggatatatctctctcttaatATAGACAGTATAGAACCTTTTCAAATATTCCCATAATGGAAACTGTACGATACTAAAAGGCATGTCCCGTAACACCGTGCTCCAATATCCACGATATAATAATCTAAAGCCAAGCAATTCCTTATCTAGTATCAGTGCCTGTCTCCTTTGTTTCAAAACTTCCACTGGAACTCTTATTAGACACGCTACCTTTgtgcataaataaatgtgattaATGCATCACTCAACTATCAAGTGAATCAGATATTcagtgtacataaaataataaaagtaccATTTCTGCTAACGACGCTGCTCCCATGTGAACAACGGTACAATATTTGGTAGAAATCTTTGGTTGTATCACAGTTTTGATTTCTTCATACGTTAAAAAGAATAGTGCAGctgaaatatacaatatattatatcaaagtGTACAcgtgtataaattttatctaacGTTACCTGTTGGGGCTGATCCTGTTATAACAGGAAGAATCCCTTTATAAACATTCCTGAATCCTCCAGCCTTTAAGAATCCTCGTCCACTTTGCAATCGAGTTTTCAATGTATCTAGTGGAAATAATGCCACGTCCACGAACATGCCTGCAGCACTTCCTGCCTGCCATTATTGTGCAAGTATAACAGCATaggtttttcatttttttaatcaatgcTTCCAAGTATAATATATGGAGAAAACCagttatttgatataaaatttaaatgaaagatTTTAGTTTTAACACGTTTACTGCCACGCAAGTTTCgtatgttttttataaaattattttacttacgaTAAGTGAAGTAATAAAGACATTTCGTATATTCGTTCTGTCCACTTCTCTTTCACGTTTCGTCATTTTGTTATTGTACGAGTCTGAAACAATCTCCacttaatttgaaatatttaacaaacgCCTCCTGTTGGCCGAGTCAATAGGCCGATACAAAgcattctattatataaataaataaagatatcatATCTACAATATCACAGATTTTGAGATAAGACAATACTAACATAAGGTGATGACAAATCATATATgttaaattagaaaatataatggAAATAAACAAATCTATCACGCGAATATCGCGTGTACCGCAACTGATCGGTCTGCACCATTCTACACCTTTGATGCACACAAGCAAGGCAGAGTGCGCATGCGTGAAACTGGGCAGTATATGCATTGGGGTATATCCACACAAATTTGTATAAGCGCATAACAAATGCACCAGGAAATTGATTGGTCCATTTTCTTATGCACGTGCTTATGCGTGCttccaatcaaattccttatgcggTTATACCGCATTTGTGTGAATATACCTTTAATCTGAGGAAGAGAGTTCACGTGATCTCTCCATGTGTTAGGCAAGAAGATGCAGGAATCGATAATTTTCATAGAACTAAAGCTGGGTAAATTGGCTAAAgattgcataataaataatcaagcaTTTTAGAAACATACGTCTCtttcatatattaaaatattaatttaaaagagataaGTTTCCGCTTCGGAAATTTGTCAGTTGTAATACttttagattattttatagcatattatttctcaaatttctcaaaaaacGTATCAAGTTAATATTTCGAATTGTGGAAAAATAGCCACAACAATCACAACAATTTACGCTTTACGCTTAATGCATTCATCAGAAAATTagtatgttaattattaatattaatattcttttataaatgtatgaaacggtttcgatgaataaatgaataaaaagacacgAAAAGCACGTGAACATGAAAGAGAtaccatttatttataattaataagaacAAACAAGTTTACGTAGGAACGACACTTTGagtaaaacatatatttattaagtcGTCGTAATGTGttcggaaaaaaaaaaaaaaccaaaaaaagaaaacatgtaTTCAGTTTTACCGATTTTAAGTTGTTTATATTACGCTCGCAAcgctttaaaatttattagagTTACTAAATGTCTCTTAAAGCAAAAGCACATGTACTGAAATGTGAACTATGGCCATCTACTTTGTCTCGTCTTACAAGAACCTTTTTTTCAATCTTTTTGAGAAAGAACgttagaagatatttattagataCCCGTATTAGATCATGCATTATTTTGCGATTACGATTTAAAACTTGGAATTTGCCCGTTTAAAATGTAGCAATGTCCCCCTTGGGATCAGGGTCCCAAGCTTCTCCACACTTGACACTTTCAATAATCTTCAATGCATAATCTGATACAGATTTAACATGATATACATTTCAATTAATACGTGAAAGGATAAACATCATTACCTTATCGCTTTCTCGGCTCAAAGTTATTGAGGCATCTCCATTTGCTCACATTCCAGTTTGTTTATAGAGTTCATTGTATattacacgtgcgcgcgtctATGCGATAATAATGTGCCTTCCCTCTTCCAACTTTCTTCTATAATGGAATCTATCGCGACGGCCGTTTAATAAACTAGTAAAGTACAAACAGGAGTTCCATTTGAGAGAATACATTAAGCTCaggtttatatatatacttacaaCTACATTGTTGTGAAAACGTGGGTTTGTATGCCGAACTTCGCGTTACACAAATCATACTAGTCACTCCGACTTGTCTAATTCAGAACTTATATGTTATGAGATACGCGTCAGCGTTTAAGGATTCATAAAAAGGTACCATGGTTGAAACAAGCGCAATACATGTAGAAACAAATGTTGAAATTTCTAGCTGATCGAGAATCCTATCTCATATCGAGAAATTCTCActttgaagaaattttcaataattttcattaatttaaataaaaatctttttcgaTCAATAAGCATAACCCAGTGAAAACAGTCTAGTCAAAATGATGTCAATGTAGCATCAAACCTGCAGTTCGCGgtttttattacaaagataTTGATACAATTATCAATCTAAATGTATGATAAATGTATGATAAATGTATGATAAATTGTGTGCTTTATTAAGCCTTAAACACTTGCACGAAATGTTATTCATGTGAAATCTTTGTAGAACTTGAGAAAAGTTGttacaaaactttatattttaaaaaattaacacCATTATACATTTGAAAGAGGAAAtgggaattaattttttgtgaCTACTCTTATCTGTGTATCGCGACTGAGCGCATAGAATGGTTCACGTTTCTCAAATTACACTTGAACCACTGCATCTTGTTTTAAGTGTTCAAATAAGATACCATTGGTTAAGCGAGAATCTTCTAAttgtaaaacattattttctcgTTTCAACTAGCGAACTAAGACTACGCgattaatataaacatttactCGTGCGCTGCTTCGATTAGTTCACAGAAGATCAGCACGATCAAACAAATTTACATACCTGTATAAGTACGTACACACAGAAATCCAGTCAAAGATACATTGTGTATATCTTTTCACAAGATGTATAAAAAACATCTGTGATGCCACATattttaaaatggaaaaattgattttcttcCTTGTTTTAGGAAATTTTTTGTctgaatgaaaaaattattctcaaaACTGAATATGATAAccgtattaataaaaattatatcttcatttttcaaaattttatctttagaTTTCTTTGATAAATACATGCAGCTTGCAGTTCCGTGCGTACATGTGGTGTGATTTTATACGGGTATGTAAATCTATTTAGATAAAGTGGATTGCACAAATTAACAAAAGTGGAGAAATCTCGAAATTTGAGGATTTCTTCTGAAAAACTTTCGAAGCAGCATCATCACATTATACACACAGTCGGAGCTTACATAGCTTAATATATACGACAGATACGATATATCCTACCATCAGAGAGTATAATTTTACACACGCGCgtttatacgtacatatatagaGGGTGTCCAGTAATGGAGAGTGCCGCTCGCGAGCAAGTGAGCGAAGTAcgttcaataataataaaacctaTTGTTTGGCGATTGATTTTTGCAACAATtgtcgaaaaataaattaaagaagtTAAACCACGTTAGCAAATAAGCGAGCGGCCTTATTATCTAGCAACGAGCGAGTAAACTTTTTTCTAATACGATCGCTGCCGTGCTTAAGAGCgttttgcataataattactgccaaaatcgcaaaataacagatatttttatttaactcaATCCACTCGCTATTCATTCACGAGCGGTAATACCGTCATTATCGGACATccatacgcacgcacacattcACAGTTACACACAATTAGGTACACTTTGTGCAAAGTAATCGTTGTGTGACGAAATGGTAGAACAGTAACTTTCACACACTTGAAAGATAGATGCGTAATGCGATTTCTGCTTCTTACGACGAGAATAAACGAGAGAAGATCATATTTCATACATAGATATATAGGATGTCCAGTAATGAAGACATCGCTCGTGAGGAGGTAGAACGAgttgaaattgataaaaaagcCGTATATTGAATTGCGATCTTCGATATCAGGAAAGAACGGCATTTACGCTAGCGGCTGGGTAATGGCTACCGCCTATAGCATTTTGCCTATCATCTCAGTGTGCCAAGTTTCTTCAATTTCTCGATAATTGTTACGAAGATTACAAAACGATACAGGACTTTTGATATCCAACTCTATCCATGTTCTAACTTCTCACGATGTATTATGATATGTATCTTTATTACtggacactctgtatattaagttcataaaattcttttaccACAGCCCATATTTAACGATGTATCATTCGTGTATTATTCTAAACGCTATCGATTCATTAATATCAGTGATATACTGAATATATACTGAAACATAATGTATTAAGAAATCATTAATTTCCTCGTGTCCACGAAATTTTTGGTTTTTCttgtcatttttctttttgtttgatAGGTGCGCACTAGCTAGATGATTTTGGAATTAGTGAACATCGACGCAAAGGAAaagcgaatattttataacgagACACAAAGaggacaaatattttctatgtttaaTGCAATCCTTTGTCCTATTTTGTTCGAAGGAAGATTGTCATTTGTTTCGATAATAATGTGCGGTAAATCTCTCAGTTACAAATCACAGCCTAGAAGCATCGAAGTTATGAAAAATCACTACATTTCGTTTTTAGAGTTCAGCTGATTc from the Ooceraea biroi isolate clonal line C1 chromosome 13, Obir_v5.4, whole genome shotgun sequence genome contains:
- the LOC105286344 gene encoding S-adenosylmethionine mitochondrial carrier protein homolog isoform X1, whose translation is MTKREREVDRTNIRNVFITSLIAGSAAGMFVDVALFPLDTLKTRLQSGRGFLKAGGFRNVYKGILPVITGSAPTAALFFLTYEEIKTVIQPKISTKYCTVVHMGAASLAEMVACLIRVPVEVLKQRRQALILDKELLGFRLLYRGYWSTVLRDMPFSIVQFPLWEYLKRFYTVYIKREIYPAESAICGAIAGGISAAVTTPLDVAKTRIMLADRTLFSSELTISNVLYKIYIENGVHGLFAGFGPRIIWITLGGFIFFGVYEEAKVLTWTLFPTLKNTNTVHKN
- the LOC105286368 gene encoding tetratricopeptide repeat protein 25 isoform X1; the encoded protein is MGTTDIKQSLKIKQRQDRSRSLQISEETEPGALLTLGLREMRFGDINVAINFIDKVLEMNANDKKALIARSKCHLLLGNARKALDDAEAALRLNLKKSSNTKAIYCKAEALYHLGDFEMSLVYYYRGMKIRPEFDQFRLGVQKARDAIQNVLLHKTT
- the LOC105286348 gene encoding cyclin-dependent kinases regulatory subunit isoform X4 yields the protein MPIDQIQYSEKYCDDKYEYRHVILPVDITRHVPKTHLMTETEWRNLGVQQSPGWVHYMMHGPEPHVLLFRRLRTDIMATSKGSTLQRQQTVTC
- the LOC105286348 gene encoding cyclin-dependent kinases regulatory subunit isoform X2 — protein: MTVLRLSCNFEIFGLVILLQSAMPIDQIQYSEKYCDDKYEYRHVILPVDITRHVPKTHLMTETEWRNLGVQQSPGWVHYMMHGPEPHVLLFRRLRTDIMATSKGSTLQRQQTVTC
- the LOC113563305 gene encoding uncharacterized protein LOC113563305, which translates into the protein MSQASKDITYTSAVEHHVMDILNPTLQHHDFLQSYVRTRVEVGSDSKQDPVEPEGLAHPSNDDRNDNDSRDVHNKREKKEKLDPTTIESEMRIQKSKRK
- the LOC105286344 gene encoding S-adenosylmethionine mitochondrial carrier protein homolog isoform X2, which translates into the protein MFVDVALFPLDTLKTRLQSGRGFLKAGGFRNVYKGILPVITGSAPTAALFFLTYEEIKTVIQPKISTKYCTVVHMGAASLAEMVACLIRVPVEVLKQRRQALILDKELLGFRLLYRGYWSTVLRDMPFSIVQFPLWEYLKRFYTVYIKREIYPAESAICGAIAGGISAAVTTPLDVAKTRIMLADRTLFSSELTISNVLYKIYIENGVHGLFAGFGPRIIWITLGGFIFFGVYEEAKVLTWTLFPTLKNTNTVHKN
- the LOC105286346 gene encoding hydroxysteroid dehydrogenase-like protein 2, coding for MINTGKLAGRTIFITGASRGIGKSIALKAAKDGANIVIAAKTAEPHPKLPGTIYTAANEIEAAGGKALPCVVDIRDEKQVLNAVESAVAKFGGIDVVVNNASAISLTGTLATDMKRYDLMNNINARGTFLVSKACIPYLQKSTNPHIVNISPPLNMKPIWFKNHVAYTMAKYGMSMCVLGMAEELKDDKIAVNAVWPNTAIHTAAMDMLSGSESKRFCRKPEIMADAVYALLCKDSQSLTGQFMIDEDILRNEGITDFTNYACDPENKDSLMRDFFLNDDIPNSPHIGDKSSKLSSGETGKIPRIFNAIETNLSSELVNKTGAIYQFNIKGDEAGTWFIDLKNGKGAIGKGEPSQPADATFTMESSNFFAMFSGKLKPAAAFMSGKLNISGNLQKAMKLEKLMNSLKSKL
- the LOC105286368 gene encoding tetratricopeptide repeat protein 25 isoform X2, producing MIKSKKKSAIRIRRTSLAIQNALLVNEAAVYEKNGNYNKAIFLYNQVLEMNANDKKALIARSKCHLLLGNARKALDDAEAALRLNLKKSSNTKAIYCKAEALYHLGDFEMSLVYYYRGMKIRPEFDQFRLGVQKARDAIQNVLLHKTT
- the LOC105286348 gene encoding cyclin-dependent kinases regulatory subunit isoform X3, whose translation is MPTLSLSLTHTHILFYYYLYYFFIRLSCNFEIFGLVILLQSAMPIDQIQYSEKYCDDKYEYRHVILPVDITRHVPKTHLMTETEWRNLGVQQSPGWVHYMMHGPD
- the LOC105286348 gene encoding cyclin-dependent kinases regulatory subunit isoform X1; the protein is MPTLSLSLTHTHILFYYYLYYFFIRLSCNFEIFGLVILLQSAMPIDQIQYSEKYCDDKYEYRHVILPVDITRHVPKTHLMTETEWRNLGVQQSPGWVHYMMHGPEPHVLLFRRLRTDIMATSKGSTLQRQQTVTC